Genomic segment of Gilliamella apis:
AAGTAATAGAAACTTGTTTTCGTCTTTCGTTAATGCCTGAACAGCCATTTATTCCTCTCTATGCTTAATATTTTAATTAATTGTAAACACAAAATTATCCATTAAAAATGCAATCTTTTATTTTGTTAATTCTTTTACACCAGAACTAGTACCGACTAAGGCAATATCAGCCCCTTTATTGGCAAATAATCCAACAGTAACTACTCCAGCAATGCTGTTAATACGATTTTCCAGTTCTATTGGCTTGGCAATAACAAGATCATGAACATCTAAAATGACATTACCATTATCGGTAATAACACCTTGGCGATAAATTGGTTTTCCACCAAGTTTGAACAATTCTCTAGCAACATAAGAACGAGCCATAGGAATGACTTCTACTGGTAAAGGAAATTTGCCAAGGACATCGACAACTTTAGATTCATCAACGATACAAATAAACTGCTTAGCTAAAGCTGATACGATTTTTTCACGGGTTAGTGCTGCTCCACCACCTTTAATCATTTGCATATGATGATTAATTTCGTCGGCACCATCGACATAAATATCTAAGCTATCTACTTCATTACAGTCTAATACGGGAATTCCATAGCTTTTTAATTTTTTAGTTGATGCTTCTGAGCTAGAGACAGTTCCTTTTATCTGATCTTTTATTGTCGCAAGTGCATCAATAAAGTGCGCCGCAGTAGACCCAGTTCCTACGCCAACCAATGAATCAGGCTTAACATATTTTAGCGCTGACCAGCCTACAGCCTTTTTTAGTTCATCTTGTGTCATGATATCACCGTATGTAAATATGATTTTGATCAAAAAAATTTTAAAATTTTAAAAGCAAAATTGTTCAATATATGGCATAGTAACCAATTGGAAAGCAAAAATCATTAGTATTTTAAGAAAATCTATAAAGTTTTAGATCGATTTCAAATTTTTTGCAAAATAAAAATAGCTTGAATGACCAAGCAAAGATCAAATCATTAGTAAAGAGATTATGAAGCGTCCAGATTATAGAGCACTACAAGCATTAGATGCAGTGATAAAAGAACGAGGATTTGAACGAGCGGCCGATAAACTGTGTATTACACAACCAGCGGTTTCGCAACGTATTAAGCAATTGGAAAGCTTTTTTGGTCAGCAACTATTAGTACGAACTATTCCTCCAAAAGCGACCAAACAAGGCGAGCATCTTCTCGGATTATTGCATCAAGTTGAATTATTAGAGCAGCAATGGTTAGGTGATAATGAACAAAATACTACCCCATTGTCACTATCAATTGCTATTAATGCTGATTCGTTAGCAACATGGTTTTTACCAGCATTAAAACCAGTTCTTGATAAAAATATTTTACGTTTTGATATTCAAGTTAAAGATGAAGAGCATACCTTAGAACTTTTACGTTTAGGTACTGTTGTTGCGGCAATTAGTATTCAACCAAATCCTTTACCAGGATGTTTATCAGATTTATTAGGCGCATTAGATTATATCTTTGTTGCTTCGCCCGAATTTGCAAAAAAATATTTTCCGAATGGGGTAACCCGTTCATCACTTTTAAAAGCACCAGCGGTCGCTTTTGATCACTTAGACGATATGCATCAAGCCTTTTTACAGGAAAATTTTAATTTGACACCAGGCAGTGTAATTTGCCATATCACTAGTTCGTCAGAAGCTTTTGTTCAGTTAGCTAAACAAGGTTCTGCATGTTGTATGATTCCTATGTTACAAGTAGAGCAAGAGTTAAAAACAGGGGAATTAGTTAATTTAACTGAAGGTTTATTCCAAAGACGGATGCTGTATTGGCATCGCTTTGCTCCTGAAAGTAGTGTAATGCAAAATATTTCCGAAACGTTAATTCGTTATGCGCAGCGTATATTATCTCAGCCTGCGGAACGAAAATAACTGTCGCATAAACTATTTTTTAGCTAACTAAAATGTCGCTTTAACTATTTTATTACCAACTAGCAAATTTATAGAACTAAAAGATGAGCCAATTGAAAAACGATCGTTACTTACGCGCATTACAGTGTTTGCCGGTAGATTACACGCCAGTTTGGATGATGCGTCAAGCTGGTCGCTATTTGCCTGAATATCGACAGCTTAGAGCAAAAGCCGGCGATTTTATGACAATGTGTCAAACGCCAGAACTCGCATGTGAAGTGACTTTACAACCGTTGCGACGCTTTGAACTTGATGCCGCAATTATCTTTTCTGATATCTTAACCATTCCCGATGCTATGGGACTTGGATTGTATTTTGAAGCTGGTGAAGGCCCCAAATTCGAAAAAACAATTTCTAGTTTGGTAGATATAGAACAATTGCCAATACCCGATCCAGAACAATCACTTAAATATGTGATGGATGCCATTCGTTTAACTAAGCAAGAGTTGGCCGGTAAAGTACCCTTAATCGGCTTTTCAGGTAGTCCATGGACATTAGCTACTTATATGATTGAAGGTGGCAGTAGTAAAGCTTTTACAAAAATAAAGAAAATGCTTTATTGCGAACCAAAAGCGTTACATCTATTATTGGAAAAATTGGCTAATAGTGTGGCACTGTATCTAAATGCACAAATTGATGCCGGAGCGCAAGCGATTATGATATTTGATACTTGGGGCGGAGTACTTAGCCATCAGAGTTATCGTGAATTTTCTTTGCATTATATGCAATTAATTCTTTCGCAATTAAAGCGTGGTAAGAAAAGTAACAATATTACTTCTTATGTCCCTGTTACGCTATTTACCAAAGGGGGGGGATTATGGTTGGATACAATTTGTAAATCAGGAAGTGATGCAATAGGTGTTGATTGGACTGTAGATTTGAATCTAATTGCTCAAAAGGGTAATATTGCTGTACAAGGTAATTTAGATCCTTCAATATTGTACGCAAATGAAGAAACCATAGAGTCTCAAGTTGAATCGGTACTAACTGATTTTGGTCACTATAATGGCCATATTTTTAATTTGGGGCATGGTATTCATCAAGATACACCCATTGAACATGTACAATATTTAGTAAAAGCAGTACATCAACAGTCCAAAAGGTTCCACTTATGATTAAAAATCCAGTTCAATTAAGAATAGCAAAGTTAGCTGTTTGGCAACAGCGTTTATTCATGGTTTGCTTATGTGAACGAATGTATCCAAACTTTGTTTATTATTGCCATTTACAACAAGATGAACAATCAGCTGTTGGTTTTAAAAAAATTCTTGATTTAATTTGGGAGTCATTATTAGTAGAAAATGTTAAAATCAATTTCGATTTACAACTCGAAAAACTGGAATTGATAATTCCAATCCTCAATGAAGATAGTCCGTATATGGTTTATCCGGCTATTGATGCTTGTCAGGCGCTGAGTGAGATTTTACATTCTTATATCAGTGGTGAAATAGTCGAACATTCGGCTAAAGTGAGTAGTATCTCGGCAACAACGGTAGCTGAATTTGAAATGACAAGGGACAATATTGAACTTTCGGAGCAAGAACAATCGCAATTACCTAGTGTTATTGAAGAGTTTGACTTACAATGGGATATTTTTCGATTATTAAGTAATGAAAACAATGAAATGATTGATCTAATTAAAGGCTTAAAGGAGGATATAAGATCTACTAAAACGAGTAATATTGGTGTTTTTTTGAGCGATTAAATCGCTTACGGAGTGATTTTTTTAATTTTTATTAAATTTTTCTTTAACATTACACAAATATAGACTACATTTAACAGCAATGTAATCTGAATGATGTTTACAGAAGCAAAATTAAGTGATTAAATTTTGCTAAAAATGTTAACTTTAACAATAAAATAAATATGTAAGGATATATCCATGAATAAAACAGAACTTGTAGATGCTATCGCTAGTAAAGCTGATATTACTAAAGTTGCCGCTAAAACAGCGTTAGAAGCAACTCTTGCTGCTATCACTGAATCACTAAAAGCTGGTGAGCCGGTTCAACTAGTTGGTTTTGGTACATTTAAAGTTAATGCTCGTAAAGCTCGTACTGGTCGTAATCCAAAAACTGGTAAAGAAATTAAAATTGCAGCAAGCAAAGTACCAGCATTTGTTTCTGGTAAAAGCTTAAAAGAAGCAATCAAATAATATTATTGTTTGCTTTTTTCCTATCATTATTGATAGGGTAGCATCAAAGGCCATACATGGATAAGTTATGGCCTTGTTGTTAATATATCAAATTCTCTTCTTTTTTATTCTTCAGTCTATTAATTTTTCATAATTATTATCAATCTTTATCAATATCAATTGTTATTTAAGTGGTTAATTTGCTAAATTTGGCATTCAATAGATTGGCTAAATCATATGGGGATATTTCGATTTCTAATCCTCGTTTGCCACCTGAAACTAACATTGTTTGGTACTGTTTAGCACTAATATCAATCAGTGTCGGTAATAATTTTTTTTGACCCAATGGGCTGATTCCACCCACTACATAACCAGTCGTTTTTTGTGCTAAATGTGGATCAGCCAACTCAATTTTTTTACAATCTAGTATTTTAGCAACTTGTTTTAGATCTAAAGAACAATCAACAGGCAGAACACAAACTGCCAATGTCTTATTATCACCATTGATGCTCACGATTAAGGTTTTAAATATTTGACCGGTAACAATATTAAGTTCTAATCCAAGTTTATTGGCAGCTTCTTGACCATAACGAGTCTGATCGGCATCGTGCTGATATTGATGAATATTAAATTTTATTTTCTGATTTTTTAGTAATCTAATGGCTGGCGTCATAATAATAACCGTAACATAAAGATTTTCGGTGAGAATTAGAAATTAATAATCCCTATTAAATTTTATTAATAGGGATTAATGATAATTAAGAAATTATTAGTTTGTCATTATCATCTAATTTTGTCGATTCAATACTATTATTTACGCTGTATAAACGATAAAAGAAGCTAAATATAAAGAAATCAGCAAACACAGCTAGTGAGGTAGATATAACATCAATAACAATATTTTTTCCTAATAAAGAACTTATACCACTCAGTATTCCAGTAAAAATAACGCTGATTAAAATCATTAAAACAGGCGCTTTCCAATTTTGGAAGAAAAACTTGTGGCAGGCACTAAATCTTTGAAAAAAAGGCATCGAGTTAGGTTGTGCTGCTGAAACGAGAAAATAATTAAAAATCGACTTATAAATTACTAAAGCGGTGCAACCTATCATCAATATTAATAGTAATGATACCATTTGGGGTAGAAGCAATCCTATTATGCTAAGGACCAGTAAGAATACAATAACGATAGGAATACAAATTAACATATATAAAACAGAAAAACCAAGTATATTCAGGCATATTGATAGTATTCGCGAGAATATTAAACTTGGATTAAGTTTGTTACTCATTGATAAATTACTGATAATGCTCAATATGATTGAAACCAAAACTACATTCACCAAATATAGAACTAGGAGGGATTGCATAACATAATTGGTGACCATACCGAATTGATTAAATAATTCTAAATCTA
This window contains:
- a CDS encoding LysR family transcriptional regulator ArgP — encoded protein: MKRPDYRALQALDAVIKERGFERAADKLCITQPAVSQRIKQLESFFGQQLLVRTIPPKATKQGEHLLGLLHQVELLEQQWLGDNEQNTTPLSLSIAINADSLATWFLPALKPVLDKNILRFDIQVKDEEHTLELLRLGTVVAAISIQPNPLPGCLSDLLGALDYIFVASPEFAKKYFPNGVTRSSLLKAPAVAFDHLDDMHQAFLQENFNLTPGSVICHITSSSEAFVQLAKQGSACCMIPMLQVEQELKTGELVNLTEGLFQRRMLYWHRFAPESSVMQNISETLIRYAQRILSQPAERK
- the hemE gene encoding uroporphyrinogen decarboxylase — encoded protein: MSQLKNDRYLRALQCLPVDYTPVWMMRQAGRYLPEYRQLRAKAGDFMTMCQTPELACEVTLQPLRRFELDAAIIFSDILTIPDAMGLGLYFEAGEGPKFEKTISSLVDIEQLPIPDPEQSLKYVMDAIRLTKQELAGKVPLIGFSGSPWTLATYMIEGGSSKAFTKIKKMLYCEPKALHLLLEKLANSVALYLNAQIDAGAQAIMIFDTWGGVLSHQSYREFSLHYMQLILSQLKRGKKSNNITSYVPVTLFTKGGGLWLDTICKSGSDAIGVDWTVDLNLIAQKGNIAVQGNLDPSILYANEETIESQVESVLTDFGHYNGHIFNLGHGIHQDTPIEHVQYLVKAVHQQSKRFHL
- a CDS encoding YjaG family protein; this encodes MIKNPVQLRIAKLAVWQQRLFMVCLCERMYPNFVYYCHLQQDEQSAVGFKKILDLIWESLLVENVKINFDLQLEKLELIIPILNEDSPYMVYPAIDACQALSEILHSYISGEIVEHSAKVSSISATTVAEFEMTRDNIELSEQEQSQLPSVIEEFDLQWDIFRLLSNENNEMIDLIKGLKEDIRSTKTSNIGVFLSD
- the ybaK gene encoding Cys-tRNA(Pro) deacylase, which gives rise to MTPAIRLLKNQKIKFNIHQYQHDADQTRYGQEAANKLGLELNIVTGQIFKTLIVSINGDNKTLAVCVLPVDCSLDLKQVAKILDCKKIELADPHLAQKTTGYVVGGISPLGQKKLLPTLIDISAKQYQTMLVSGGKRGLEIEISPYDLANLLNAKFSKLTT
- the rpiA gene encoding ribose-5-phosphate isomerase RpiA, which gives rise to MTQDELKKAVGWSALKYVKPDSLVGVGTGSTAAHFIDALATIKDQIKGTVSSSEASTKKLKSYGIPVLDCNEVDSLDIYVDGADEINHHMQMIKGGGAALTREKIVSALAKQFICIVDESKVVDVLGKFPLPVEVIPMARSYVARELFKLGGKPIYRQGVITDNGNVILDVHDLVIAKPIELENRINSIAGVVTVGLFANKGADIALVGTSSGVKELTK
- a CDS encoding HU family DNA-binding protein, with the translated sequence MNKTELVDAIASKADITKVAAKTALEATLAAITESLKAGEPVQLVGFGTFKVNARKARTGRNPKTGKEIKIAASKVPAFVSGKSLKEAIK